A portion of the Rhodococcus pseudokoreensis genome contains these proteins:
- a CDS encoding PDR/VanB family oxidoreductase, with translation MISESREAPVGSNLEQSRTLTLTRRENLASDVVLLELSSPDGSPLPPWEPGAHIDLLLPGDTVRQYSLCSDPRNRASWQVGILREVEGRGGSIYVHDQLEVGAAVEVRGPRNNFPLEPAGNYIFVAGGIGVTPMIPMILAAEERGIPWELLYGGRSRSSMSYVDHLESTYGDKVSVRPQDEFGLLDLDGLLGTVRTDTIIYCCGPEPLLQAIETATASWPSGSLHIERFSPKLLETPALSGSFEVELSISDQVVTVPPEKSILEALEEQGVPVVASCQEGICGSCETVVLDGTPEHRDSILSPAEKEANETMMVCVSRSRTPRLVLEI, from the coding sequence ATGATCAGTGAATCGAGGGAGGCTCCGGTGGGTTCGAACCTCGAACAGTCGAGAACCCTGACGTTGACGCGCAGGGAGAATCTAGCCTCCGACGTCGTGCTGCTCGAGCTGTCTTCCCCGGACGGTTCCCCGCTGCCGCCCTGGGAGCCGGGTGCACATATCGACCTCCTCCTTCCGGGCGACACGGTGCGGCAGTACTCGTTGTGCAGCGATCCCCGGAACCGCGCATCGTGGCAGGTCGGGATCCTGCGCGAAGTCGAGGGTCGGGGTGGCTCGATCTACGTCCACGACCAGCTCGAGGTAGGCGCCGCCGTCGAGGTGCGGGGACCGCGGAACAACTTCCCCCTCGAACCGGCAGGCAACTACATCTTCGTCGCGGGCGGTATCGGTGTGACCCCGATGATTCCGATGATCCTGGCCGCCGAGGAACGCGGCATTCCGTGGGAACTGCTGTACGGCGGGCGTTCACGGTCGAGCATGTCGTACGTCGACCATCTCGAATCCACTTACGGGGACAAGGTGTCCGTCCGCCCGCAAGACGAGTTCGGCCTACTCGATCTCGACGGCCTCCTCGGAACGGTACGAACCGACACGATCATCTACTGCTGCGGCCCCGAACCCCTGCTCCAGGCGATCGAAACAGCAACAGCGAGCTGGCCGTCCGGTTCCCTCCATATCGAACGATTCAGCCCCAAATTGCTCGAGACACCGGCCCTGTCCGGATCGTTCGAGGTCGAGCTGTCCATCTCCGACCAGGTCGTGACGGTTCCGCCCGAAAAGTCGATCCTGGAGGCCCTCGAGGAACAGGGCGTGCCGGTAGTCGCGTCGTGCCAGGAGGGCATATGCGGGTCCTGCGAGACCGTCGTGCTGGACGGCACACCCGAACACCGCGACTCGATTCTCAGTCCGGCCGAGAAGGAGGCCAACGAGACGATGATGGTCTGCGTCTCACGATCACGCACTCCGCGCCTCGTTCTCGAGATCTGA